The following proteins are encoded in a genomic region of Fundidesulfovibrio soli:
- a CDS encoding cytochrome c maturation protein CcmE — protein sequence MAGNNKKSLYAVAAVLFLGGLGWLIASGLDEGAVYFLNVREALAMKPEQLKQARLFGTVAEQGIVPAPGGLGVSFTLIDKDDAQKTMQVVYTGAVPDTFKAGVEVIVEGGVAPGGDSFAANSLMTKCPSKYQKENRKDSRG from the coding sequence ATGGCCGGCAACAATAAGAAGTCCCTTTACGCGGTGGCGGCTGTGCTCTTCCTGGGAGGGCTCGGCTGGCTGATCGCCTCCGGGCTGGATGAGGGGGCGGTGTACTTCCTCAACGTGCGCGAGGCCCTGGCCATGAAGCCGGAGCAGCTCAAGCAGGCCCGCCTGTTCGGTACCGTGGCCGAGCAGGGCATCGTCCCGGCTCCGGGCGGCCTGGGCGTCAGTTTTACGCTCATCGACAAGGACGACGCGCAGAAGACCATGCAGGTGGTCTACACCGGCGCCGTGCCGGACACGTTCAAGGCCGGTGTCGAGGTCATCGTGGAGGGCGGCGTGGCCCCCGGCGGCGACAGCTTTGCCGCCAACAGCCTGATGACCAAATGCCCCTCCAAGTACCAGAAGGAAAACCGCAAGGATAGCCGGGGCTGA
- a CDS encoding hemolysin family protein, translated as MFELILAIAIAVAMSFFCSTSEAVLYSLRWSWIEKMRSEGKPSGEIMYQMRMNIEKPITAILTVNTVACSAGATVAGALAVGVLGEDRLVFFTALFSAVILLVGEIVPKTLGVVYAKQLGPYIARPLQIMVYMLTPVIWTSGLIVNLIKPKSRGPEASEDDIRAVVSLSSRAGKINALEESSIANILALDTKIVHDVMTPRTVVFSLSAGMTVAEAKEEGGIWPHSRVPVYEDDDPENVVGIVFRRQVFDALANDQHGLKLSEIMKPVQFVLDTITLDKVLGKFIESRMHLFVVLDEYGGVGGVITLEDVFEEILGKEIVDETDEVADMRQLARVRREKLLRSHGPAKE; from the coding sequence ATGTTTGAACTCATTCTTGCCATTGCCATCGCCGTGGCCATGAGCTTCTTTTGCTCCACGAGCGAAGCCGTACTCTATTCCCTGCGCTGGAGCTGGATCGAAAAGATGCGCTCCGAGGGCAAGCCTTCGGGCGAGATCATGTACCAGATGCGCATGAACATCGAGAAGCCCATCACGGCCATCCTGACCGTGAACACCGTGGCCTGTTCAGCAGGAGCCACCGTGGCGGGCGCGCTGGCGGTGGGCGTGCTCGGCGAGGACCGGCTGGTCTTCTTCACCGCGCTGTTCTCGGCGGTGATCCTGCTGGTGGGCGAGATCGTCCCCAAGACCCTGGGCGTGGTCTACGCCAAGCAGCTCGGTCCTTATATCGCCCGGCCCCTTCAAATCATGGTCTACATGCTCACCCCGGTGATCTGGACCAGCGGCCTGATCGTGAACCTGATCAAGCCCAAGAGCAGGGGGCCCGAAGCCTCCGAGGACGACATCCGCGCCGTGGTCAGCCTCTCCAGCAGGGCGGGCAAGATCAACGCCCTGGAGGAAAGCTCCATCGCCAACATCCTGGCCCTGGACACCAAGATCGTACACGACGTCATGACCCCGCGCACGGTGGTGTTCTCCCTCTCAGCCGGGATGACCGTGGCCGAGGCCAAGGAGGAGGGGGGCATCTGGCCGCACAGCCGCGTGCCCGTCTACGAGGACGACGACCCCGAGAACGTGGTGGGCATCGTCTTCCGCAGGCAGGTTTTCGACGCCCTGGCCAACGACCAGCACGGGCTCAAGCTCTCCGAGATCATGAAGCCCGTGCAGTTCGTGCTGGACACGATCACCCTGGACAAGGTGCTGGGCAAATTCATCGAGTCGCGCATGCACCTGTTCGTGGTGCTGGACGAATACGGCGGGGTGGGCGGCGTCATCACCCTCGAGGACGTTTTCGAGGAAATTTTGGGCAAGGAAATCGTTGACGAGACCGACGAGGTGGCCGATATGAGACAGCTCGCCAGGGTCCGGCGCGAGAAACTTCTCCGCAGCCACGGCCCCGCCAAGGAGTGA
- the nadD gene encoding nicotinate (nicotinamide) nucleotide adenylyltransferase — MRLGVLGGTFNPVHAGHVRLALEVGEALGLDGVEMIPSARPPHKQGEGVLPFELRAALVELAVEGLPGVSVNRMEASRPGPSYTWDTLTELRRSSPGDSFYFIMGASDLMNLHLWNRGERLGELANLAVATRDSLGRAEVEDYLSRHGEMRCSPDGGGCWRMPSGNELRLVDVPRLDISASSVRKRFLARRSLRCLVPLPVERELELRRAELNRTWA; from the coding sequence ATGCGCCTGGGCGTCCTCGGCGGCACCTTCAACCCCGTTCACGCCGGGCATGTGCGCTTGGCTCTGGAAGTGGGCGAGGCTCTCGGCCTGGACGGGGTGGAGATGATCCCCTCGGCCCGTCCACCGCACAAACAGGGGGAAGGCGTGCTGCCCTTCGAGCTGCGCGCCGCCCTGGTGGAGCTGGCCGTGGAGGGCCTGCCCGGAGTGAGTGTCAACCGCATGGAGGCAAGCCGCCCGGGGCCTTCCTATACCTGGGACACACTTACGGAGCTGCGCCGCTCGAGCCCCGGCGACAGCTTCTACTTCATCATGGGCGCCAGCGACCTGATGAACCTGCACCTCTGGAACCGCGGTGAGCGGCTGGGGGAGCTGGCCAACCTGGCCGTGGCCACCCGCGACAGCCTCGGGCGCGCCGAAGTGGAGGACTACCTGTCCCGGCACGGCGAGATGCGCTGCTCACCGGACGGGGGCGGCTGCTGGCGGATGCCCTCTGGCAACGAACTGCGGCTGGTGGACGTGCCCCGGCTCGACATCAGCGCCTCCTCCGTCAGGAAACGCTTCCTGGCGAGGCGCAGCCTGCGCTGCCTCGTGCCCCTGCCCGTGGAGCGCGAGCTGGAGCTGCGCCGGGCGGAGCTGAACAGAACCTGGGCCTGA
- a CDS encoding glutamate-5-semialdehyde dehydrogenase, with amino-acid sequence MNIQDQMTQLAAKAQAASRLMAKASPAAKNDALAALAGLLETRQDAIAAANARDIAKAEAAGMDSAKLDRLRLTPKVLASMAQACHHVAGLSDPIGEIESVKQRPNGLMVGRMRIPLGVVCMIYESRPNVTVDSAILCLKAGNAVVLRGGSEAFESNMALAGLLSEALEQAGLPGAAVQLVPTTDRAAVPALCKLDEYIDVMIPRGGEGLIRSVVEAATMPVLKHYKGVCHLFVDEGADLENAVVVADNGKCQRPGVCNALECLLVHRDVASAFLPKVAKALGGKGVEFRACPESLPLLGPTAKPATEADWGYEFLDYILAVRVVADMDEALEHIAAYSSHHTECILTSDHARAMRFLREADASMVGINCSTRFNDGGELGLGAEIGISTSKLHAYGPMGVTELTSQKFVVFGQGQVRG; translated from the coding sequence ATGAATATACAGGATCAGATGACGCAGCTTGCCGCCAAGGCCCAGGCGGCCTCCCGCCTGATGGCCAAGGCCTCCCCGGCGGCCAAGAATGACGCCCTCGCGGCCCTGGCCGGGCTGCTGGAGACCCGCCAGGACGCCATCGCCGCGGCCAACGCCCGCGACATCGCCAAGGCCGAGGCAGCCGGGATGGACTCCGCCAAGCTCGACCGCCTGCGCCTGACCCCCAAGGTTCTGGCCTCCATGGCCCAGGCCTGCCACCATGTGGCCGGCTTGAGCGACCCTATCGGTGAGATCGAATCCGTTAAGCAGCGCCCCAACGGGCTCATGGTTGGGCGCATGCGCATCCCCCTGGGCGTGGTCTGCATGATCTACGAGTCCCGGCCCAACGTTACCGTGGATTCCGCCATCCTCTGCCTCAAGGCTGGCAACGCCGTGGTGCTGCGCGGCGGGTCGGAGGCGTTCGAGTCCAACATGGCCCTGGCCGGGCTTTTGAGCGAAGCGCTGGAGCAGGCGGGCCTGCCCGGAGCCGCGGTGCAGCTGGTGCCCACCACGGACCGAGCCGCCGTGCCCGCGCTGTGCAAGCTCGACGAATACATCGACGTGATGATCCCCCGTGGCGGCGAGGGCCTGATCCGCTCCGTGGTCGAGGCCGCCACCATGCCCGTGCTCAAGCACTACAAAGGCGTGTGCCATCTCTTCGTTGACGAAGGGGCCGACCTGGAGAACGCCGTGGTGGTCGCGGACAACGGCAAATGCCAGCGCCCGGGCGTGTGCAACGCGCTGGAGTGCCTGCTGGTGCACAGGGACGTGGCCTCCGCGTTCCTTCCCAAGGTGGCGAAGGCCCTGGGCGGCAAGGGCGTGGAGTTCCGGGCCTGCCCCGAATCCCTGCCGCTGCTCGGCCCCACGGCCAAGCCCGCTACCGAGGCCGACTGGGGCTACGAATTCCTGGATTACATCCTGGCCGTGCGCGTGGTGGCGGACATGGACGAGGCCCTTGAGCACATCGCGGCCTACTCCTCGCACCACACCGAGTGCATCCTGACTTCGGACCACGCCCGGGCCATGCGCTTCCTGCGCGAGGCCGACGCCTCCATGGTGGGCATCAACTGCTCCACGCGCTTCAACGACGGCGGCGAGCTGGGCCTGGGCGCGGAGATCGGCATCAGCACCTCCAAGCTGCACGCCTACGGCCCCATGGGCGTCACGGAGCTGACCAGCCAGAAGTTCGTGGTCTTCGGGCAGGGGCAGGTCCGGGGCTGA
- a CDS encoding tetratricopeptide repeat protein: MADITFDRPEQMSPLARFFNNHWRTMAVMVIAAVVASAGYAWYTANIKQAKIKAENELGAIIASKTGPERLTALEAYLKGAPASTKGAALLELANTAQEQGQFDKAADAWNQLYLSAPEGMREIAGMGYATAISQKGDKQAAVKFLVDMLPKAPKPFQPVIARQLASLAEEAKAWTEAISAYERMKDLGMGGNKAFYEAKIAELKAKMQ, encoded by the coding sequence ATGGCAGACATTACTTTCGATCGCCCCGAGCAGATGAGTCCCCTGGCACGGTTCTTCAACAACCACTGGCGCACCATGGCTGTGATGGTCATCGCCGCAGTCGTGGCCTCGGCCGGCTACGCCTGGTACACCGCCAACATCAAACAGGCGAAGATCAAGGCCGAGAACGAACTCGGGGCCATCATCGCCTCCAAGACCGGCCCAGAGCGCCTCACCGCCCTCGAAGCCTACCTCAAGGGCGCGCCCGCCTCCACCAAGGGCGCCGCGCTGCTCGAACTCGCCAACACCGCCCAGGAGCAGGGCCAGTTCGACAAGGCCGCCGACGCCTGGAACCAGCTGTACCTGTCCGCTCCCGAAGGCATGCGCGAGATCGCCGGCATGGGCTACGCCACCGCCATCTCCCAGAAGGGCGACAAGCAGGCTGCCGTGAAGTTCCTGGTGGACATGCTGCCCAAGGCCCCCAAGCCCTTCCAGCCCGTCATCGCCCGCCAGCTGGCCTCCCTGGCCGAGGAAGCCAAGGCCTGGACCGAGGCCATCAGCGCCTACGAGCGCATGAAGGACCTGGGCATGGGCGGCAACAAGGCCTTCTACGAGGCCAAGATCGCCGAACTCAAAGCCAAGATGCAATAA
- the iorA gene encoding indolepyruvate ferredoxin oxidoreductase subunit alpha — MANPLLADTPGEVLLLLGNEAIVRGALEGGVGFVSCYPGTPSSEVPDTFYRLSPQGDYIFEYSTNEKVALEVGAGAALAGLPTLVTMKHVGVNVAADPLLTLSYITAPGGLVLLSADDPGCHSSQNEQDNRYYARLAGLPCFEPATAQECKDMARDALHLAMRTGQPVLLRTTTRVNHVRGPVKLGGLPKEKQRKPFERKLQQYVPIPAHSRVQHRQLLDRLAMFAQEAARSPWNKLSGEGEVGVLASGIARCYLSDALLEEGLHGSVKVLELGFTYPMPDELLLEFVRGLKKVLVLEELEPLMENHLRQLLQRSGIELEVIGKGDTLPLWGEYSTEMVRQALRLTMGRQARAPEHCAPETDLANRPPNLCAGCSHRASYATVREVFGSEAYYSSDIGCYTLGLLPPLSAADFLVCMGSSISTGSGFATASGKPTVAFIGDSTFFHSGITGLVNAVYNKHNILVVVLDNRTTAMTGHQPHPGVDHTVLGPNERPIEIEPLVRACGVSNVVTVNPLNHKASKKALESMKDAAGPRVIIFQAPCVIHERRTSGKGKPQVAVVEGTGAGCLDVLNSLACPAFVKEGGAMRVDEEMCSGCMFCLQLDKSFKAKKRGA, encoded by the coding sequence ATGGCCAATCCCCTTCTTGCCGATACCCCCGGAGAAGTCCTTCTGCTCCTGGGCAACGAGGCCATCGTGCGCGGCGCCCTCGAGGGCGGCGTCGGCTTCGTGAGCTGCTACCCCGGCACTCCCTCCTCCGAGGTTCCCGATACGTTCTACCGTCTGAGCCCCCAGGGCGACTACATCTTCGAGTACTCCACCAACGAGAAGGTGGCGCTCGAGGTGGGCGCGGGCGCGGCCCTGGCCGGCCTGCCCACCCTGGTGACCATGAAGCACGTGGGCGTGAACGTGGCGGCGGACCCGCTGCTCACGCTCTCCTACATCACGGCCCCCGGCGGCCTGGTGCTGCTCTCGGCGGACGACCCGGGCTGCCACTCCAGCCAGAACGAGCAGGACAACCGCTACTACGCCCGCCTGGCCGGGCTGCCCTGCTTCGAACCCGCCACCGCCCAGGAATGCAAGGACATGGCCCGCGACGCCCTGCATCTGGCCATGCGCACCGGTCAGCCGGTACTCCTGCGCACCACCACCCGCGTCAACCACGTGCGCGGCCCGGTGAAGCTCGGCGGCCTTCCCAAAGAGAAGCAGCGCAAGCCCTTTGAGCGCAAGCTGCAACAGTATGTGCCCATCCCGGCGCACTCAAGGGTGCAGCACCGCCAACTGCTGGACAGGCTGGCCATGTTCGCCCAGGAGGCCGCCCGCTCCCCCTGGAACAAGCTCTCCGGCGAGGGCGAGGTCGGCGTGCTGGCTTCGGGCATCGCGCGCTGCTACCTGAGCGACGCCCTGCTCGAAGAAGGGTTGCACGGTTCGGTCAAAGTCCTGGAGTTGGGCTTCACCTACCCCATGCCCGACGAGCTGCTGCTCGAATTCGTGCGGGGTCTCAAGAAGGTGCTGGTGCTCGAAGAGCTGGAGCCGCTGATGGAGAACCATCTGCGCCAGCTGTTGCAGCGCAGCGGCATCGAACTTGAGGTCATCGGCAAGGGCGACACCCTTCCCCTGTGGGGCGAATACTCCACGGAGATGGTCCGCCAGGCCCTGCGCCTGACCATGGGCCGCCAGGCTCGCGCCCCGGAGCACTGCGCCCCGGAGACCGACCTGGCCAACCGCCCGCCCAACCTCTGCGCCGGGTGCTCGCACCGTGCCTCCTACGCCACCGTGCGCGAGGTCTTCGGCTCCGAAGCCTATTACTCCTCCGACATCGGCTGCTACACCCTTGGCCTGCTGCCCCCGCTCTCCGCGGCGGACTTCCTGGTCTGCATGGGTTCGAGCATCTCCACGGGGTCCGGCTTCGCCACCGCCAGCGGCAAGCCCACCGTGGCCTTCATCGGAGACTCCACGTTCTTCCACTCCGGCATCACCGGGCTCGTCAACGCTGTCTACAACAAGCACAACATCCTTGTGGTCGTGCTGGACAACCGCACCACGGCCATGACCGGCCACCAGCCCCACCCCGGCGTGGACCACACCGTGCTCGGCCCCAACGAGCGCCCCATCGAGATCGAACCGCTGGTGCGCGCCTGCGGCGTGTCCAACGTGGTCACCGTCAACCCGCTCAACCACAAGGCATCGAAAAAGGCCCTGGAGTCCATGAAGGACGCGGCGGGCCCCCGGGTGATCATTTTCCAGGCTCCGTGCGTCATCCACGAGCGCCGCACCTCCGGCAAGGGCAAGCCCCAGGTGGCCGTGGTCGAAGGCACCGGCGCCGGCTGCCTGGACGTGCTCAACTCCCTGGCCTGCCCGGCCTTCGTCAAAGAGGGCGGGGCCATGCGCGTTGACGAGGAGATGTGCTCGGGCTGCATGTTCTGCCTGCAGTTGGACAAGTCGTTCAAGGCAAAGAAAAGGGGCGCATAG